Proteins encoded together in one Rhizobacter sp. J219 window:
- a CDS encoding metallophosphoesterase: MRLQLLSDLHLETEDFRPEPAPGAEMLVLGGDIDSTWQGLAQFGSWPVPVLMVAGNHEFDDRDVDTTWPLLREHCASLGITLLERESRVIADRQGRRVRFVSTVRWCDFDAFGTAQRDKAMRAGSYFMRVQRSTRGGLPFDAERVREEGLACRDWLAQELARDTTGCDTTVALTHFAPSLRSADPRYGHQSGTASFCNADDDLLPFADVWIHGHLHCRHDYTVAHADGRTTRVVCNARGHARRGEAEGYDPLFVVEV; the protein is encoded by the coding sequence GTGCGTCTGCAACTGCTGTCCGACCTGCACCTCGAAACCGAGGACTTCCGGCCCGAGCCGGCGCCTGGTGCGGAGATGCTGGTCCTGGGGGGCGACATCGACAGCACCTGGCAGGGCCTCGCCCAATTCGGCAGCTGGCCCGTGCCGGTGCTGATGGTCGCCGGCAACCACGAGTTCGACGACCGCGATGTCGACACCACCTGGCCGCTGCTGCGTGAGCACTGCGCCTCGCTCGGCATCACTTTGCTGGAACGCGAAAGCAGGGTCATCGCCGACCGGCAGGGTCGTCGTGTCCGCTTCGTCTCGACGGTGCGCTGGTGCGATTTCGACGCGTTCGGCACCGCGCAGCGCGACAAGGCGATGCGCGCCGGCAGCTATTTCATGCGCGTCCAGCGCTCCACGCGCGGTGGGCTGCCCTTCGATGCGGAACGGGTGCGCGAGGAGGGCCTCGCCTGCCGCGACTGGCTCGCGCAAGAGCTGGCGCGTGACACGACCGGCTGCGACACCACTGTCGCCTTGACCCATTTCGCCCCCAGCCTGCGCAGTGCCGACCCGCGCTACGGCCACCAGTCAGGCACGGCGAGCTTCTGCAACGCCGACGACGACCTGCTGCCGTTCGCCGACGTGTGGATCCACGGCCACCTGCATTGCCGCCACGACTACACCGTGGCCCATGCCGACGGCCGCACGACCCGGGTGGTCTGCAATGCCCGCGGCCACGCGCGCCGCGGCGAGGCCGAGGGTTACGACCCGCTTTTCGTCGTGGAGGTCTGA
- a CDS encoding UPF0149 family protein has protein sequence MATHADLTDAEFAELDDLLASTPEPLQPLDAVMLDGFLCGVIVQPVLLEPAAWMPHVFDMNGELLPDDVDAAWHTRVSELILRRHAALNRTLAEDGWFDPLILEMDDEAPAEPLPADEPDPWAGVSEVSRPVAPWVAGFHFATICFADLTEIADDAVMAALARVFRHLPAETDEEREVVATLDREQPLKTLDDAIEELVASVADLYDLTMDERYKVETIRREEPKVGRNDPCPCGSGKKFKQCHGAA, from the coding sequence ATGGCCACCCACGCCGACCTGACCGATGCCGAGTTCGCCGAACTCGACGACCTGCTTGCGTCCACGCCCGAGCCGCTGCAGCCGCTCGATGCGGTGATGCTCGACGGCTTCCTCTGCGGCGTGATCGTGCAGCCGGTGCTGCTGGAGCCCGCCGCGTGGATGCCGCATGTGTTCGACATGAACGGCGAGCTGCTGCCCGACGATGTGGACGCGGCCTGGCACACGCGCGTGTCCGAGCTGATCCTGCGCCGCCACGCCGCCCTCAACCGGACCCTGGCCGAAGACGGCTGGTTCGATCCGCTGATCCTGGAGATGGACGACGAAGCGCCTGCCGAGCCGTTGCCGGCCGACGAACCCGACCCCTGGGCGGGGGTGAGCGAGGTGTCGCGGCCGGTGGCGCCTTGGGTGGCCGGTTTCCATTTCGCCACCATCTGCTTTGCCGACCTCACCGAGATCGCGGACGACGCGGTGATGGCCGCGCTGGCCCGCGTCTTTCGCCACCTGCCGGCCGAGACCGACGAAGAGCGAGAAGTCGTGGCCACGCTCGACCGCGAGCAGCCGCTGAAGACGCTCGACGACGCGATCGAGGAACTCGTGGCCTCGGTGGCCGACCTCTACGACCTCACAATGGACGAGCGCTACAAGGTCGAGACCATCCGCCGCGAGGAGCCCAAGGTCGGCCGCAACGACCCGTGCCCCTGCGGCAGCGGCAAGAAGTTCAAGCAGTGCCACGGCGCTGCCTGA
- a CDS encoding LysR family transcriptional regulator, with protein MNFKTLDLNLLRVFDAVMAERNLTRAATRLALTQPAVSNALRRFKESVGEELLTRATHGVVPTPFAEKLWPQVRAALDQLRSALDPGDFDPQRDAVSFRLAMADATAAVLLPPLIDHIEAQQALVNLRVIPLTTRDPRSLVERGEIDVAVGYFPEAIAELVSQGAQSALRHQRLNESEYVCVMRAGHPLAEGELTLDAFCQAHHLLVSFSGRPHGFVDQALAALNRTRRIVLTVNQFFTAGRVVARSDLLTVLPASFVVATGYQSQLVERPLPMPMARIHVEAMWHMRHDRVSAHEWLRDRLVEASQPRPGVTIPASPASAD; from the coding sequence ATGAACTTCAAGACGCTCGACCTGAACCTGCTGCGTGTGTTCGACGCCGTGATGGCCGAGCGCAACCTGACCCGCGCCGCTACCCGCCTGGCGCTGACCCAGCCGGCGGTGAGCAACGCGTTGCGGCGCTTCAAGGAGTCGGTGGGTGAGGAGCTGCTGACCCGCGCCACCCACGGCGTGGTGCCGACGCCGTTTGCCGAGAAGTTGTGGCCACAGGTGCGCGCCGCGCTCGACCAGCTGCGCTCGGCACTCGACCCGGGCGACTTCGACCCCCAGCGCGACGCGGTCAGCTTCCGCCTGGCGATGGCCGATGCAACGGCCGCCGTGCTGTTGCCGCCGCTCATCGACCACATCGAAGCCCAGCAGGCGCTGGTCAACCTGCGGGTGATCCCGCTCACCACCCGCGACCCGCGTTCGCTGGTGGAGCGCGGAGAGATCGACGTGGCGGTCGGCTACTTTCCCGAGGCGATCGCCGAGCTGGTGTCGCAAGGGGCCCAGAGCGCGCTGCGGCATCAGCGCCTGAACGAAAGCGAATACGTCTGCGTGATGCGGGCTGGGCACCCGCTGGCCGAGGGCGAGCTGACGCTGGACGCCTTCTGTCAGGCCCACCACCTGCTCGTGAGCTTTTCCGGTCGGCCACACGGTTTCGTCGACCAGGCGCTGGCGGCGCTCAACCGCACCCGCCGCATCGTGCTGACGGTCAACCAGTTCTTCACCGCCGGCCGGGTGGTCGCGCGCAGCGACCTGCTGACGGTGCTGCCGGCATCGTTCGTCGTCGCCACGGGCTACCAGTCCCAGCTGGTGGAGCGGCCCTTGCCAATGCCGATGGCGCGCATCCACGTCGAGGCGATGTGGCACATGCGGCACGACCGCGTCAGCGCGCACGAGTGGCTGCGCGATCGCCTGGTCGAGGCCTCGCAGCCACGCCCTGGCGTGACAATCCCGGCTTCCCCCGCTTCTGCTGACTGA